The following proteins are encoded in a genomic region of Desulfosporosinus youngiae DSM 17734:
- a CDS encoding MATE family efflux transporter, whose translation MNKNLEMRDEKISKLLWKFSLPAIIAMLVNALYNIVDRIFVGQGVGSVGIAATTVAFPIMIIMMATSMLIAIGATALISIRLGEQKKEEAEKIAGNATVLLILLPLLLAALYLAFTDPILKLFGASEAVLPYARDFTHIIMLGSVSGSIAFGMNNFIRAEGNPRYAMLTQIIGAVINTILNYIFIFKLGLGIKGSALASICGQTISALFVLGYYLSGRSTIKIYLRNLKPQLPIVLGILSIGFAPFAMQIANSVQQTILNKTLMVYGGDLALSAVGIIMSIATLIFMPIVGISQGAQPLIGFNYGAKQYDRVKETLKKSVFVSTIMAVTGFIVILIWPDQIVGLFSKGDLPLTELTVHAMLTFFALLPLIGVQILCSSYFQAVGKPVQSTLLSLSRQVLLFIPLLIILPRFWGIEGVWRTAPIADTLSVLITVTVILFEMRNLPKSTSKPVEQS comes from the coding sequence ATGAATAAGAATTTAGAAATGCGCGACGAAAAGATCAGTAAACTTCTTTGGAAATTTTCCTTGCCGGCGATCATCGCAATGCTGGTCAATGCCCTTTATAATATTGTCGACCGGATTTTTGTCGGTCAAGGTGTGGGATCTGTAGGGATTGCCGCCACAACGGTGGCATTTCCGATTATGATCATCATGATGGCAACGTCCATGTTGATTGCCATCGGAGCCACAGCCCTCATTTCTATCCGCCTTGGCGAACAAAAGAAAGAAGAAGCTGAAAAGATCGCCGGCAATGCCACTGTCTTGCTCATTTTACTTCCGCTCCTGCTGGCAGCACTTTATCTGGCTTTCACCGATCCCATCCTGAAGTTGTTCGGAGCCAGTGAAGCAGTTTTGCCCTATGCCCGTGATTTTACTCATATCATTATGTTGGGTTCAGTCTCCGGTTCGATTGCCTTTGGTATGAACAACTTCATTCGGGCCGAAGGAAACCCCCGCTATGCTATGCTGACTCAGATCATTGGTGCAGTAATCAACACGATCTTAAACTACATTTTTATCTTTAAACTCGGTTTAGGTATTAAAGGCTCTGCTTTAGCTTCGATTTGCGGTCAAACTATATCCGCGCTTTTCGTTCTTGGTTATTATCTTTCAGGCCGCAGTACGATTAAAATCTACTTGAGAAATCTCAAGCCCCAATTGCCTATTGTCCTGGGTATTCTTTCAATCGGATTTGCTCCCTTTGCCATGCAGATCGCCAACAGCGTTCAACAAACGATTTTGAACAAAACTCTGATGGTCTATGGCGGAGACCTGGCCCTTTCTGCCGTTGGGATTATTATGAGTATTGCTACATTAATATTCATGCCCATTGTTGGTATCAGCCAGGGTGCTCAGCCTTTAATCGGCTTTAACTATGGTGCAAAACAATATGACCGGGTTAAAGAAACTTTAAAGAAATCAGTGTTTGTCAGTACCATTATGGCCGTGACCGGCTTTATCGTTATTCTGATCTGGCCTGATCAAATTGTGGGGCTTTTCAGCAAGGGGGATCTGCCGCTTACCGAGCTTACTGTCCATGCGATGCTGACATTCTTTGCCCTTCTTCCCCTCATCGGTGTCCAAATTCTCTGTTCCAGTTACTTTCAAGCCGTGGGCAAACCTGTTCAATCCACTCTGCTGAGTCTTTCCCGCCAGGTATTGTTGTTCATCCCGCTCCTGATCATTCTTCCTCGCTTTTGGGGAATCGAGGGAGTATGGAGAACAGCTCCAATAGCAGATACTTTGTCTGTTCTGATTACAGTTACAGTTATCCTGTTTGAGATGAGAAATCTCCCCAAAAGTACCTCTAAGCCGGTGGAACAGTCCTGA
- a CDS encoding type II toxin-antitoxin system RelB/DinJ family antitoxin: MANTTNLNIRVDEELKRKAEAIFAELGLNMSTAMNIFLRYSVRYGGIPFDLRIEQPNAETLAAIDDVNNNRNMSKAFDSVSALMEDLYHS; the protein is encoded by the coding sequence GTGGCTAATACAACCAACTTAAATATTCGAGTGGATGAGGAATTAAAACGCAAGGCTGAGGCCATATTTGCTGAGCTAGGGCTTAATATGTCCACAGCTATGAATATTTTCCTGCGTTATTCCGTTCGCTACGGCGGCATTCCTTTTGACCTCCGCATTGAACAACCTAATGCTGAAACCTTGGCTGCTATTGATGATGTCAATAACAATCGCAATATGAGCAAAGCCTTTGACAGCGTCAGTGCTTTAATGGAGGATCTATATCACTCCTGA
- a CDS encoding FAD-dependent oxidoreductase: MIGAGAAGMEFARVAAPGGHKVTIWEENGQTGGQLALAAAPPGRQDFLYFADYLANACRELGVRIQYNIKATPDKILVAVQKVEFNRVVLATGAQPITPPIKIEAGAEVLQAWDVLLGRKKTGRNVIIVVGGAVGVDTALLLAEAGTMDSQRHCREGLW; encoded by the coding sequence GTGATTGGGGCCGGTGCCGCGGGGATGGAATTTGCGCGGGTCGCGGCCCCGGGCGGACATAAGGTTACCATTTGGGAAGAGAACGGACAGACGGGGGGACAATTAGCCTTGGCGGCAGCTCCTCCGGGACGGCAGGATTTCTTATACTTTGCTGACTACTTAGCCAATGCCTGCCGGGAACTGGGGGTAAGGATTCAGTATAATATCAAGGCAACTCCGGACAAGATTCTGGTCGCTGTGCAGAAGGTCGAGTTTAATAGAGTTGTTCTGGCCACCGGAGCCCAGCCTATCACTCCGCCGATCAAAATTGAAGCAGGTGCAGAGGTTCTTCAGGCGTGGGATGTATTATTAGGCCGTAAAAAAACGGGGCGAAACGTGATTATCGTCGTCGGCGGAGCTGTGGGTGTGGATACTGCTCTGCTCTTGGCGGAAGCAGGTACGATGGACAGTCAAAGACATTGTCGAGAAGGCCTTTGGTAA
- a CDS encoding NHLP bacteriocin export ABC transporter permease/ATPase subunit, with amino-acid sequence MAIADFFEREGTKVLLAGSKPQMLDDPGFVWFVGPEKVTVFITALSMDNQPGVKNFLFEAGPGELLFGLTPEELPQKTALMACGRLGSSLIRLEAKRLEEFQSEEISRERARLTACWLENLRKAAGGEIIGQSREPNLADNALSEVAASGDLGQSEYDHSLALRAITESWQEKRQTEAKRLQKRKDNDLWLMDSVLSRLASLNSKEEERGLDEESGDPLLDACRLVGQSMQIKIETPDLNSHDDDGREGYVSELTLDAIARASSIRIREVALNEEWYKEDSGPILGFREEDGRPVALIPVSPGAYILHDPVLHSQKKVDRETAAQIRGWGYVFYRPFNPRAIKLGDLLSFGLQSCWKRDLLVIVLMGILGGLLGTAVPLATGIVFDSIIPEGDKGALLQIALILGSAALASMLFQLTRSLATMRLEGKMDGTLQAAVWNRLLSLPVPFFKEYSAGELAMRAMGISQIRVILSGTTLNTILSGIFSVFTFVLLFYYEARLALAAAVLVALAVLIMGYLGYRKVSWERQVLEVSNHISGLMLQLIGGVIKFRVAGAEKRAFSRWAREFSLQRKLVFRRETVANVLTTFYSIFPVLSSIIIFYALTSLTEPLPAGQFVGFYSAFTTFMLSMVSLSDALIGVNLVIPLYQRAKPILETLPEDDEKKINPRVLNGSIEVSHVSFRYRTDGPLVLEDVSFEIKEGDYVALVGTSGCGKSTLFRILLGFEKPETGKVYYNGQDLAKADVRAVRRQLGVVLQNGQLMTGSILSNIIGANPRLTIDDAWEAAKMAGIEEDVREMPMGMFTMVSEGAGTISGGQKQRLMIARAIVNKPRIIFFDEATSALDNRTQAIVSQSLDKLQATRIVIAHRLSTIMNCHKILVMDQGKIVERGTYQELMDKEGVFADLARRQLVTFSR; translated from the coding sequence ATGGCTATTGCAGATTTTTTTGAGAGAGAAGGCACTAAGGTCTTATTAGCGGGCAGCAAACCGCAAATGCTGGACGATCCTGGTTTCGTCTGGTTTGTCGGGCCGGAGAAAGTTACTGTCTTTATAACGGCTTTGTCCATGGATAACCAGCCGGGAGTTAAGAATTTTCTGTTTGAAGCCGGACCCGGTGAATTGCTCTTTGGCCTGACCCCGGAAGAGCTTCCCCAAAAAACGGCTTTAATGGCATGCGGGCGGCTAGGCTCCAGCCTGATCCGGCTGGAAGCAAAGCGGCTCGAAGAGTTTCAGTCAGAGGAAATATCCCGGGAAAGAGCCAGGTTGACGGCCTGTTGGCTGGAAAATCTGAGGAAAGCCGCTGGCGGCGAGATAATTGGGCAAAGCAGGGAACCTAATCTGGCCGATAACGCTTTAAGTGAGGTTGCAGCTTCAGGGGACCTTGGTCAGAGCGAGTATGATCACAGTCTGGCTCTGCGCGCGATCACAGAATCTTGGCAGGAAAAAAGGCAGACGGAAGCAAAACGCCTGCAAAAAAGGAAAGACAATGACCTGTGGCTGATGGACAGTGTACTTTCTCGTCTTGCCTCCCTGAATAGCAAAGAGGAAGAAAGGGGTCTCGACGAGGAAAGCGGCGATCCGCTGCTGGATGCCTGCCGTCTGGTAGGGCAAAGCATGCAGATCAAAATTGAAACGCCTGATTTAAATAGTCATGATGATGACGGCAGAGAAGGCTATGTCTCGGAGCTTACCTTAGACGCAATTGCCCGCGCTTCCAGTATCCGGATCAGAGAAGTGGCTTTGAACGAGGAATGGTATAAAGAGGACAGCGGCCCGATCCTGGGGTTTAGGGAAGAAGACGGCAGACCGGTTGCTCTGATCCCTGTTTCGCCTGGTGCCTATATTCTTCATGACCCAGTCTTACATAGCCAAAAAAAGGTGGACCGGGAAACGGCTGCTCAAATCAGAGGGTGGGGGTATGTTTTCTACCGTCCCTTCAACCCTAGAGCGATTAAACTGGGTGATCTTCTCTCCTTTGGTTTGCAAAGCTGCTGGAAAAGGGACTTGCTGGTGATTGTGCTCATGGGTATTCTGGGAGGACTCCTGGGTACTGCCGTTCCCTTGGCAACCGGCATCGTCTTTGACAGCATTATTCCTGAAGGAGATAAGGGTGCGCTTCTGCAAATTGCTTTGATCCTGGGGTCAGCCGCCCTGGCCTCGATGTTATTTCAATTGACCCGTTCTTTAGCAACAATGCGCTTGGAAGGAAAAATGGACGGAACACTCCAGGCGGCGGTCTGGAACCGCTTGCTAAGTCTGCCGGTGCCCTTCTTCAAAGAATATTCAGCAGGGGAATTGGCCATGCGGGCTATGGGAATCAGCCAGATCAGGGTCATCCTTTCAGGAACAACCCTTAATACAATCCTATCCGGCATTTTTTCGGTCTTCACTTTTGTTCTGCTATTCTATTACGAAGCCCGGCTGGCCTTGGCAGCTGCAGTACTGGTTGCCCTGGCTGTCCTGATTATGGGGTATCTGGGTTACCGCAAGGTAAGCTGGGAGCGCCAAGTCTTGGAGGTTTCCAACCATATCTCCGGTTTAATGCTGCAGCTGATTGGCGGAGTGATCAAGTTCCGGGTGGCAGGTGCGGAAAAGAGAGCCTTCAGCCGCTGGGCCCGGGAATTTAGTTTACAGCGGAAACTGGTTTTCCGGAGGGAAACTGTGGCCAATGTTTTAACCACATTTTATTCCATATTTCCGGTTCTCTCCAGCATCATTATTTTCTATGCTCTGACTTCCTTAACTGAGCCGCTGCCGGCCGGTCAGTTCGTCGGCTTTTATTCGGCCTTTACGACCTTTATGCTCTCTATGGTTTCATTGTCTGACGCCTTAATCGGCGTTAACCTGGTGATTCCTCTCTACCAAAGGGCCAAACCGATCTTGGAAACCCTGCCTGAAGACGATGAAAAGAAGATTAATCCCCGGGTTTTAAACGGTTCAATTGAAGTAAGCCACGTCTCTTTCCGTTACCGGACTGACGGCCCCCTGGTCCTGGAGGACGTTTCCTTTGAAATTAAAGAAGGGGACTATGTCGCCCTGGTGGGTACTTCCGGCTGCGGTAAATCCACACTCTTTCGGATTCTCTTGGGTTTTGAAAAACCGGAAACGGGAAAGGTTTATTATAATGGACAGGACCTGGCCAAAGCAGATGTCCGGGCTGTGCGCCGGCAGTTGGGTGTAGTGCTGCAAAACGGGCAGCTGATGACCGGCAGCATCTTAAGCAATATAATCGGCGCCAATCCCCGGCTAACCATCGACGACGCCTGGGAAGCGGCCAAGATGGCGGGAATTGAAGAAGACGTCCGGGAAATGCCCATGGGCATGTTTACCATGGTCAGTGAAGGTGCCGGCACCATCTCCGGTGGGCAGAAACAGCGCCTGATGATTGCCCGGGCTATTGTCAATAAACCGAGGATCATTTTCTTTGACGAAGCTACCAGCGCCCTGGACAACCGGACCCAGGCTATTGTCAGCCAAAGTTTGGATAAGCTGCAGGCAACCAGGATTGTCATTGCTCACCGCCTGAGCACGATTATGAACTGCCACAAAATCTTGGTGATGGATCAGGGGAAAATTGTGGAGCGCGGAACCTATCAGGAACTTATGGACAAGGAAGGGGTCTTCGCTGATCTGGCCAGAAGACAGTTGGTGACCTTTTCTCGATAA
- a CDS encoding BlaI/MecI/CopY family transcriptional regulator — protein MEQYKLFDAEFKFMCIVWEAEPLSARRLTELCQERLGWKRTTTYTVLRKLSDRGILQNVNSQVSTIIKREQVQKYESETVVEKAFNGSLPKFIAAFLDDKTLSAEEAEEMKRLIDRHKEAR, from the coding sequence ATGGAACAATATAAACTGTTTGATGCGGAATTTAAGTTTATGTGCATCGTTTGGGAAGCAGAGCCGCTCAGTGCCCGAAGGCTTACCGAGCTGTGTCAGGAGAGGTTGGGCTGGAAAAGAACCACTACATATACAGTACTGCGCAAGCTGAGCGACCGTGGAATCCTGCAGAATGTGAATTCCCAGGTTTCCACGATTATCAAACGGGAGCAAGTTCAAAAATATGAGAGTGAAACGGTTGTTGAAAAAGCCTTCAATGGTTCTTTGCCCAAATTCATCGCCGCTTTCCTTGATGATAAGACGCTTTCCGCCGAGGAAGCAGAAGAGATGAAGCGCCTTATTGACCGTCATAAGGAGGCTAGATGA
- a CDS encoding putative holin-like toxin: MDKMYQTLSLMIAFATLVVLILQFAFKITQKKK; this comes from the coding sequence ATGGATAAGATGTATCAAACGCTTTCTTTGATGATTGCATTTGCAACTTTGGTTGTTTTGATACTTCAATTTGCGTTTAAAATAACGCAAAAGAAAAAGTAG
- a CDS encoding permease prefix domain 1-containing protein, which produces MRVLQPSKITEYLEVVCRQIRWKKAQSSVLEEIENHIIDQKNAFISDGLNEEEATDKAIAEMGDPIVVGEQLDRVHRPGLIGMSIGILLVLGILGTADMGNSLLRLLGVGDQIVLGINIPMLGELIYLVGVFVTISSFAAIFAPRNISKVIIWCQGFILTAIYFMEVFPRIRFALLLVVVNIISFLVVYRISRSVKTGLMSTITSFAGLFLFVVGTQINCYMYNHGVNGSYGGFENVPKALAIICIMCLVPQLLMAAFISAKNSKERIA; this is translated from the coding sequence GTGCGGGTTTTGCAACCTAGTAAAATAACCGAGTATTTGGAAGTTGTGTGCCGACAGATACGTTGGAAAAAGGCTCAATCTTCTGTTTTAGAGGAAATCGAAAACCATATAATTGATCAAAAGAACGCCTTCATTAGTGATGGACTTAATGAAGAAGAGGCAACAGACAAGGCAATTGCTGAGATGGGCGACCCTATTGTTGTTGGGGAGCAACTTGACCGTGTTCATAGGCCTGGGCTTATTGGCATGAGTATAGGAATACTTTTAGTTCTAGGTATTTTGGGAACAGCGGATATGGGCAACAGTCTATTACGGCTTCTTGGGGTGGGAGACCAAATAGTGCTTGGGATAAATATCCCAATGCTAGGAGAACTAATTTACCTAGTTGGAGTGTTTGTGACCATATCTTCATTTGCAGCTATTTTTGCTCCGAGGAATATAAGTAAAGTCATAATTTGGTGTCAAGGTTTTATCCTGACAGCTATTTACTTTATGGAGGTATTCCCTCGTATTAGGTTTGCTCTGCTCTTGGTTGTTGTCAATATCATTAGCTTCCTTGTCGTATACCGAATCAGTAGAAGTGTTAAAACTGGTCTAATGTCTACTATAACGAGTTTTGCTGGACTTTTTCTATTCGTGGTAGGCACCCAAATTAATTGTTATATGTACAACCACGGAGTGAATGGCAGCTATGGAGGGTTTGAGAATGTTCCTAAAGCCTTAGCAATCATTTGTATTATGTGCTTGGTTCCTCAACTACTGATGGCAGCTTTTATATCGGCAAAAAATTCTAAAGAACGAATAGCATAA
- a CDS encoding M56 family metallopeptidase encodes MMGIFYEDAFMTVLNMSVTASYVALAVLAARFLLRKAPKLFSYALWSIVLFRLICPVSFSSGFSLLGLIGSNHVDNTFSAAQYIPRKIGLMAVPQVNTGIDSVNAGINAVLPAATPYASVNPMQVWISLAGLVWLTGIVVLLGYAIFSYQRLLSRISTATWVEDNIYETDLIQTPFVCGFIKPRIYLPLRITGREREYIIRHEQVHIKRLDYIIKPLAYFALVIHWFNPLIWVCFSLFTKDMEMSCDERVVERAENGEVISYSSSLLALAAQKKMPRPTPLAFGESNVKARIKNILNYRKPSFWALSVSAIALLILVVVLISNPLSRQNTSDLQAAASSYNVEYLLNNKTPYVGNNSKVGALLNGLPLPEGITRGSFVLSTDNPPYGLTSYYDLEDDALEVSEDQFLRNSILLFALIDNLDQVTHTGFWHNKLLSSTPFQFSYTRADAERVAGGDVRQFAKDQRSLEELIEVVKLLGSDTTQAQATMKGLELYVWRNPELTGSNAIYYTLLQGTNRNKTAEEIYDLTAATTSIEDIRRELAKYGTIDVLVSHPLEISKQEMMEIVDQMKVKNGSIAAGVRWFEQNPLSEKTRVISPIAELRHLTEKEYLEVGTSEIENPSIDDFRRLDLTLKVQGLDDRKLSFPEDRQITDVLTPEVHWFSSSFSQDNSSENFAHYSAEIVVYIREIGENGLRDRLKNLNIDVAYTNQQGERVEQSYNLGDILVVIE; translated from the coding sequence ATGATGGGCATATTTTATGAAGATGCGTTTATGACCGTGCTCAATATGAGTGTGACAGCCAGTTATGTGGCGCTGGCTGTGCTGGCTGCCCGTTTCCTTCTGCGCAAGGCACCTAAACTATTTTCCTATGCCCTTTGGTCGATTGTACTTTTCCGGCTGATTTGCCCTGTCAGCTTTTCCTCTGGTTTTAGTTTATTGGGGCTTATCGGTTCCAACCACGTCGATAATACCTTTTCTGCTGCTCAGTATATTCCCCGTAAAATCGGGCTGATGGCTGTTCCTCAGGTGAATACGGGAATAGACAGTGTGAACGCCGGAATCAATGCCGTACTGCCTGCGGCAACTCCCTATGCCAGCGTCAACCCGATGCAGGTTTGGATTTCTTTGGCCGGTCTGGTCTGGCTGACCGGGATAGTGGTTTTGCTTGGTTATGCCATCTTTTCTTATCAGCGCTTATTGAGCCGGATCAGCACCGCGACTTGGGTCGAAGATAACATTTACGAAACGGACTTAATTCAAACGCCTTTTGTCTGTGGCTTTATCAAGCCCAGGATCTATCTGCCTCTCAGGATCACAGGGCGTGAGCGGGAATACATCATACGCCATGAGCAGGTTCATATCAAACGCCTGGATTATATCATTAAACCCTTAGCCTATTTTGCCTTGGTGATCCACTGGTTCAATCCGCTGATCTGGGTCTGTTTCTCTTTGTTCACTAAGGATATGGAGATGTCCTGTGATGAACGGGTTGTGGAAAGGGCGGAGAACGGAGAAGTCATCAGCTACAGCTCCTCATTGCTGGCTTTAGCGGCTCAGAAGAAAATGCCCAGACCAACCCCTTTGGCTTTTGGGGAAAGCAATGTGAAAGCCCGGATTAAAAATATCCTCAACTACCGCAAGCCATCCTTTTGGGCTTTAAGTGTTTCCGCTATTGCCCTCTTGATTTTGGTAGTGGTGCTTATCTCCAACCCACTGAGCAGACAAAACACATCGGACCTTCAAGCCGCCGCTTCTTCGTATAATGTTGAGTATTTGCTGAACAACAAAACCCCCTATGTGGGAAATAACTCAAAGGTGGGTGCCCTGCTCAATGGGTTGCCCCTGCCCGAGGGGATAACCCGAGGCAGCTTCGTATTGTCAACGGATAATCCTCCCTATGGCTTGACGTCTTACTACGATCTGGAAGATGATGCTCTTGAGGTTAGTGAAGATCAGTTCTTGAGAAACTCTATCCTGCTTTTTGCCCTGATCGATAATCTGGATCAGGTGACCCATACCGGGTTCTGGCATAATAAACTGCTTTCTTCCACACCCTTTCAATTCAGCTATACCCGTGCTGATGCTGAGCGGGTGGCCGGTGGGGATGTGAGGCAGTTTGCCAAGGATCAAAGGAGCTTGGAAGAGCTGATCGAGGTGGTCAAGCTGCTGGGTTCGGATACAACACAAGCCCAAGCTACAATGAAAGGCTTGGAACTCTATGTTTGGCGCAATCCGGAGCTAACCGGCAGCAATGCTATCTACTACACCCTTCTTCAGGGGACGAACCGCAATAAAACGGCGGAGGAGATTTATGATCTGACGGCGGCTACCACCAGTATCGAAGATATACGCCGCGAACTGGCCAAATACGGAACCATTGATGTTTTGGTCAGCCATCCCCTGGAAATCTCTAAGCAAGAGATGATGGAAATCGTGGATCAAATGAAAGTAAAAAACGGCTCAATTGCTGCGGGGGTAAGGTGGTTTGAGCAAAACCCTCTTTCTGAAAAAACCAGGGTGATATCCCCAATTGCCGAACTGAGGCATTTAACGGAGAAGGAATATCTGGAAGTAGGTACTTCAGAGATAGAAAATCCCTCAATCGATGATTTTCGCAGGCTGGATCTGACGCTTAAAGTGCAAGGGCTTGATGACAGGAAACTAAGTTTTCCTGAAGACCGGCAAATAACTGATGTGCTGACACCTGAGGTACATTGGTTCTCCAGCAGTTTTAGTCAGGATAATTCCTCTGAAAATTTCGCTCACTATTCTGCTGAGATTGTTGTCTATATCAGAGAGATTGGGGAAAATGGCTTGCGGGACAGACTGAAGAATTTGAATATCGATGTGGCCTATACCAACCAACAAGGGGAGAGGGTTGAACAGAGCTATAATCTGGGGGATATTCTGGTGGTTATAGAATAA